The nucleotide window TGTGGTTTTCGCCCAGTAAACCCAGCTGTGGTACATTTAACTTTTTCAGTCATGTGCACTTCGAAATACTGTTCAGCACAGTAGGTACAATACATATTTATGAGTTGCACTATGTAAtggtataaataatgtaattacttGTATACTTTGTTTAAATCTAAACACTAAATATATAACCAAGCGACTTTTTCCATCTACTTTTAATGGAGCGGGCgatataatactttataaaaaaacactaGTGTTTTTTAGATCACACGAgttaagtaaaacttacgaaacattactctctctctctctctcactctTTCAATTgtcactaatttatatctccctctcaacttccgttcgtctcgctcGATcagacttttcgtaacgctctcgtcacgcattcaccagcttactccccaagtcaagcgtgcgtaaagaagttttactgcaAAACATGTGTTTATAGCATTCGTAACTTAACcacaaactttataaataataaaacttttttcttattacaaGAATTTTTTTGTCACAAGTATCCGAATCACAACGTTTTATCTGtggaaaaattaaacaaactacAAATTTGACAGGATAAAGACATAAACGACAGTCACAGTTGTTGGTTAAGCCCACGAAGTTAATCGTGactatcaaattttaattacaaaaacgatattaactgatttttgtttatatttttggagttttcGTTGAAATACAAGAAACAATGCCAAAGGTTTCAGGTGAGTTCCAATTAATAATAGTTCTGTTAAAACTGCATATTCATTCCGATACGTTGAGGTTAAAGTTTTcctatgaaatattatattaaaaagtgttggttgattattaattaaaaacaccgCTATCCTAAGGATTTTACTATCTAGATGGCATAATTTTTATACCTATTTTCTTTGTTTGAAATTtgtaacttacaaaaaaataatcacatcAAAACATGTCAAGGATTTTACCATAAATACCGGCTTTTGATAAGTGTAAcgttgttaatatttaatgatgTGTCATGCTATAAAGGCAATAGTACAAATTTTTATCCCGAGCTTTTCTcagtaaatgtattttttttttgttcagtaaAAGTTAAATGGGGCAAGGAAATGTACCCAGACGTCGAAGTGAACACGGATGACGAGCCAGTCCTGTTCAAGGCTCAAATATTTGCACTGACTGGTGTGCAACCAGAGAGACAGAAAGTAGTATGCAAAGGTGTCACCCTACGAGATGACAGCTGGGCAAATTTTAAACTTACAAATGTAAgtaattaattgttttgttgtAGTAATGGAATGGAATTAGGTAatgaactttaaaaaatacactaattttgaatgatactgttactgtggggtaatgctacagatattgtgacttatttattttgcaaaaaaggcTATTATGATCTTGAAGCTCTAGTCTCCCTCTGGGATGTTTTTCttaagacatattaacaattgtgtcactatatatattatgtttattcaccagaatattgattgttttaatataaataatatatatcacattataaacacgagaaggaataacaattataattccATATTTCcaactttacaaattaaacatCTCTTTTTTTGCATTTGGTATttgcatgtataataaatatccaCAAACAATATTAGAAAGAAAGTAAtaactaaagcttattattcagtATGGAATCACATAGATTATAAAGATGTGTctccactttaaaaaaataattaaaacacattttttaaatgacgatttgaaagtgcttttgaagcctatttgtataaagatatttgtttaattattgatggtaagcagttatcttaccttatagatgcctgcaatatCGGAAAGATAACAAGATCCTTGCCAATCCTACCTTGACTTCTCCCAGGTGCTTTGACTGATCTgtaaattttaaacaagtttCAACATAATAAGGTACTTTTTCAAATTACAGAATGCTTTGGTACTAGTGATGGGTAGCAAAGAAGAAGACGTACCTGCTGCACCAGTTGAACAGACTCGCTTTGTTGAAGATATGAACGAGGCAGAATTGGCAACAGCTGTAAGTAGGCATTTTGACTAATCCTCAGTATCCAACAGTACTGTAACATGTATTACCatgaaaagataaaaaaaaattaggatccTATTCTCTGAATGTACTGTCATTTCTTAAGCATAAAAAAAGCTTAATCAAAcaattcaattattatatatttttaagataattaagAAGGTAAGATCAATAATAACATCTTTTTTTTCACAGTTGGACCTACCTGAAGGTCTCATTAACTTGGGTAACACTTGCTACATGAATGCCACAGTTCAGTGTCTCAAAACAGTTCCTGAACTTAAAAATGCACTACTTGGGTATGATCaatgtaagtaaatttttaaaaacacaatacttcaGACATTATCTGTgtcaaaaaaaacttaatatagaTAAATTGAGGCACAGTTTTGACTACAAATTCTTGTTAATTGTACTGGTGTCTAttgatacgcttcagcctgtaatatcacactactgggcataggccgctttcctcgtgtaggaaaaggatcagagcttaatccaccacactgttcCAATGCAggtaggcggatatattccctactatgagcaactatcgctatcaggtggatatgataacaaccgggactgacggcttaacatgctctctgaCGCTCGgagaggagacccacaagaactgcgcaaacacccagaccacggcaaacacctgtatggccaatacaaatgtttgtaacatgcggggatcgaacccacaaccaccAGCACAACATGTACAATCCattgctgtaaccgttgcgccaacccgGTGTCTATTGAtaggtacatataaattaatgttttaataaaaccaGTGAATATAATCTATACCATATGTAGAATAAAGTTTCTtttgtattgtataaaaatttaaaaattgtaaatgtttatactttcagtttaatatttaatttttttattagttggGTTATTTACATTGAAAttcgtatattatatattttaactataattatgtgATTAACACAAAAGTATTGATAAATCTTGAGCAGCTTATCTACAGAAGAACCTCTACCTTActgaagattacagctaaataccTACTACTCCTCTCaaatagtattgtgttcctgtgttgagtaaggtggccagagtcATGAGGTAGGATGTCGCTTGTTTGTGGATCTAGTtgtatagaaaatttataaacttaGCTATGAAGCAGTAGCATATTACGCACAAACATAAGCTTTTATGGTAATAGCGTCTGGTGGTGGGACCGCGGGCGGACTGACATCGGCACTGAGCGAGACAATGCGGGCGTTAGAGGGAGGGGGAGCGGGCGCGTGCGCAGCGGCCGCAGCAAGGTTACTGAACGCATTGCACGCGGCCGCACCCCGCCTTGCTGAGAGGGGGCCGGGCGGGCAACTGGCCCAGCAAGATGCCTCCGAGTGTTGGACTGAGATCGTCCGAGCTTTGACGATGAGGCTGCCTATTGCCCCTGAACCCAATAggtaacattttgttttttaacgtAATATAGCTTTGTGAAACAAATTTGCAAATATTGATAAGTATTTGCAAAGGAGGGTATCGATAAGGTAAGAAAATCGGccccttttaaaaaaaatttcttttatattttttagttagtgTATgactcatatttaaaaaaaatatagattatttcgTGGAGGTCCtgttatttaactttaattgaAGCACTCTATATATGTATggaataaaagtagtataagataaaaatatttttatttcagatataATAACCTACGAAAGAAACAACATTcattatataacattattttttattaaaaatcctaTTCTAGGCCTACTCTGAATCGTCTGACCATCCACACTGCTGCGTATCAGCAGCAGCATCTTGTATACAACTGCTGAAGTCCACAACTCGTTGTGTTCGGCGTTCGTATCTTTCATACGATAAATACCATATAACTGATGCTATGTGAGCACAACAGCCAACGGTGCGCGCTCCTACTTTGCACTGACAATACCACGCTTCTATGGTGGTGGCATTATATTGTAGCCATAGATTGTATACTTTAGAAGAGATATGTCGCGACTGTATcttaattcttattatattgTCATTTTCCCGATGCACAAAGATTGTATAAAGTCCCTCAGCATCTAAATGTTCTTTTGTGTTCCCTTTGATTTCGTGAAAAAGCCGCTTGAAGGGGCGAAACACTACGAAACACGATACGCGAATCACGAAATgcgaaaaaattacgaaaaaggCCTACACACTATTCACGAAAAAGTAAGAAAACTCACGAAACGCGAAAAAATTACGGAAAAAATGAATAGTGTGTAGCCACCTTAACCATGTAACGCGAAATAGATGTAAAAGTCGCGAAACGCGAAAACGTTGCGAATAGTGTGTAGCAAGCTTAAACCGTTGAGAGGGTACTTGtagaagtattttattataaacaccgCCTACCCAGCGAACgcaattaagataaaataaacactGATAATGTGAGTATGGAAACTTGACCTAACGTACTAtaattcaaaaaagttttattacaccATGAGCGCATTTTTTTAGCaaatcagtttttttatatattgtgcCTTGGCTGTCGGGTAACGTGTAGACGCAACAATAAAAGTGCTAAAAAAATGCGCTCTGTATACAATGATCACGAGAATGCCCCAAAAAGGCGATTTTTCTTGAAAAACGACGTTTAGACTTCACTTTACGGTATAAGTTTCCCTAGAAAATGGGACtatatataatcatatttatacGCACCATTAAATATGGGTCCTCTAGTATTTAGAAAGAGACAAAATTTTGGAAAACAACAGAAGTCAGTTTTTGTCAAAATAGGGGCCGATTTTCTTAGCTTATCGATACCCCTCCTTTGTTTCACAAagctatataattaaatattaaaatttttatcttgaCTATATATAtgagctgtgtggctacggcattaaagaatatagccacccccctctcttcccgtgggtgtcataagaggcgattaagagataatacagttccactaccaccttggaacttataaagaagacgggcagcagtgtcttcggtgcgacaaagccagccctgcggtcaccaaccctcctgcccagtatggtgactatgggtaacacacatgagttcatgccatttttgacgcgaacttgtagagacctatgtccagcagtggactgcaataggctgaaatgatgatgatgatgataaatatgatgatgataaatattGGTTTTGTTATCATCAAAGCCCTTTGAAAGTCTTTAAAATGACATTATATTATACATCATAGTATTAAAGGAACATTAAACGTATGCCTTGATGACACATgggttcgcgccatttttggcacgaatttGTGGAgagctatgtccagcagtggactgcagtaggctgaaatgatgaatgatgatatgTTGTTTTCTCTATACTGAGTAGTTTAGACGAACAGTATAGTTTAACAgcatgtttgtatgtattttacacCTACTGTATTAAAATGTCCTCATAGTTCATCATGTTCATCACGTACAGTAGTAATGACATCATCATTttcatgataaaaaaataacctttgtGTTATATCAGATTTCCACCAATTTCCATATCAATTCAGTATTTTTGGCATGATGCACAACAAAATTTCCGTTTTTACTTAGTCATttgagataaatatatttataaagaaaacaaatcagcaatgttttgttttgtaaacaaaTCCCAATATATCATTTTACTTGTCCACTTAAtcgtggtttttttttctttaaaagaatGTCTcactttatataatttaaatagtgtgtataaataaaacatgggtattgaattaaacttaaaagttttaatttgtagtaAATCCCTGGTGGAACAATACTTTGGAGGTACATTAGATGTTGAACTGGTATGCAGTGAAGCAGACGAGCCACCGACTCGCTCCACTGAGTCGTTCTTACAACTCTCATGCTTTATCTCACAAGATGTCAAATATTTACAATCGGGCCTAAGATCTGTaagtatacattataattttctaaattttaaataaattttagaaatattataattatactagcgacccgccccggcatcgcacgggtgcaatgctgatactaaatatactacagaatgtctatatttatagtgtgaaactagcttatgacatggttattaacataataacaacaacattcaaatatgcgtcgttagattacacgtttttacagaatttgttgaagaaataaaggttcactgcttattccccgtaggtgatagcgtgataatatgtagcctgtatgttgacccgacttcttaatagtattcgtgccaaatttgaagtaaatccatgcagtactttttgagtttatcctggatatacatacagacaaaccaacataaattctaaaaactatatttttagcttcggtatcgattgtagatcacaccccaagtatttaaaaaaaaaaaaattctatgtacagttttgactttcctaccattttattatatgtatatgagtagatatttttctttacaGAAAATGGCAGAGCAAATCACAAAAATGTCACAGACATTAGGAAGAGATGCAGTCTATACGAAAACTGTATGTATTGACTTATAGAAGAGCAAGACTGAATGTCTTAATTCTATTTTTCTTCATAcaagtgaaattaaaaattcatttttattttcagagcaAAATCAGTCGTTTACCAGCATACTTAACAGTGCAATTTGTACGTTTTTACTACAAAGAAAAAGAATCCATCAATGCCAAAATTCTTAAAGATGTTAAGTTTCCTTTAGACTTGGATGTGTATGAACTTTGTTCTTCAGAGCTTCAAGAACGCCTGACACCAATGAGAAATAAATTCAAGGTAAAACATTGGTAACAATTAATATATTCTTGATCACACTTTAAAATTAGATTGATTTGTACTGAATTTTAGTAAGCAATCGCTTCAGCCGGTAATATCccgctactgggcataggcctctttccccttgtaggagaaggatcagagcttaatccaccacactactccaatgcgggttgttggatatattccctactatgagtaacgatcgctttcaccgaccgaccgatggcttaacgtgttcttcgagccacggtggggagacctacaaggactgcacaaacacccagaccacggcaaacacctgtatggccaatacaaatgtttgtcatgtgcagggatcgaacccgcaaccgccacgcacaacaggtacaatccatggctgtgaccgttgcgccaacgcggcgtcttagTAGGCAATGGCTGCATCCTAATGTTGaatctaaaattattaaaattagtaatacaatattatactaCAAATAGTACAAAAtctgaattttaattatttacaggaACTAGAGGACGTGTCTATCGAAAAATCTTTAACTGCTAAGAACAAAAGTCATGGAGACAGTAAAAGAGAGAATAAAAGAAAACGGATAATGCCTTATTGGTTTGAGAATGGTGAAGATGTAGTATATATCTTAATTATGCAAAATTATAAGTGTTTGGTTCCTTTTAAATTTAAGGGATGCTATTACTTCATAACACCTAATAATTAGTACGAAAAAACATAACTTATAGGGCAAAATAGaagcaaaatatttatgaaatcaaCAGATGTatgaaattatataacattttgctaattttttttttttgtagcaaaGAAATTTGGGGTTTGGCTATAGAGATATTTCGAAATTCAATATAATGTATAGCATACATAGGctgttacattttatttcaaaattcgcAGATAAATGATTGATAATAACAATGCTTGACAGACGTCGGCAGCAACAACAGCGGCTACTACCGGCTGCAGGCCGTGCTGACGCACCGCGGGCGCTCCTCGTCGTCGGGGCACTACGTGGCGTGGGTGGCGCGCGGCGACGGCTGGCTGCGCTGCGACGACGACGCCGTGTCGCCCGTCTCGGAGGAGGAGGTGCTCAAGCTCAGCGGGGGAGGTACGCGCCGTGTTAACGTCACGTAACGTAACGTAACGCTCCTCGTCGTCGGGGCACTACGTGGCGTGGGTGGCGCGCGGCGACGGCTGGCTGCGCTGCGACGACGACGCCGTGTCGCCCGTCTCGGAGGAGGAGGTGCTCAAGCTCAGCGGGGGAGGTACGCGCCGTGTTAACGTCACGTAACGTAACGTAACGCTCCTCGTCGTCGGGGCACTACGTGGCGTGGGTGGCGCGCGGCGACGGCTGGCTGCGCTGCGACGACGACGCCGTGTCGCCCGTCTCGGAGGAGGAGGTGCTCAAGCTCAGCGGGGGAGGTACGCGCCGTGTTAACGTCACGTAACGTAACGTAACGCTCCTCGTCGTCGGGGCACTACGTGGCGTGGGTGGCGCGCGGCGACGGCTGGCTGCGCTGCGACGACGACGCCGTGTCGCCCGTCTCGGAGGAGGAGGTGCTCAAGCTCAGCGGGGGAGGTACGCGCCGTGTTAACGTCACGTAACGTAACGTAACGCTCCTCGTCGTCGGGGCACTACGTGGCGTGGGTGGCGCGCGGCGACGGCTGGCTGCGCTGCGACGACGACGCCGTGTCGCCCGTCTCGGAGGAGGAGGTGCTCAAGCTCAGCGGGGGAGGTACGCGCCGTGTTAACGTCACGTAACGTAACGTAACGCTCCTCGTCGTCGGGGCACTACGTGGCGTGGGTGGCGCGCGGCGACGGCTGGCTGCGCTGCGACGACGACGCCGTGTCGCCCGTCTCGGAGGAGGAGGTGCTCAAGCTCAGCGGGGGAGGTACGCGCCGTGTTAACGTCACGTAACGTAACGTAACGCTCCTCGTCGTCGGGGCACTACGTGGCGTGGGTGGCGCGCGGCGACGGCTGGCTGCGCTGCGACGACGACGCCGTGTCGCCCGTCTCGGAGGAGGAGGTGCTCAAGCTCAGCGGGGGAGGTACGCGCCGTGTTAACGTCACGTAACGTAACGTAACGCTCCTCGTCGTCGGGGCACTACGTGGCGTGGGTGGCGCGCGGCGACGGCTGGCTGCGCTGCGACGACGACGCCGTGTCGCCCGTCTCGGAGGAGGAGGTGCTCAAGCTCAGCGGGGGAGGTACGCGCCGTGTTAACGTCACGTAACGTAACGTAACGCTCCTCGTCGTCGGGGCACTACGTGGCGTGGGTGGCGCGCGGCGACGGCTGGCTGCGCTGCGACGACGACGCCGTGTCGCCCGTCTCGGAGGAGGAGGTGCTCAAGCTCAGCGGGGGAGGTACGCGCCGTGTTAACGTCACGTAACGTAACGTAACGCTCCTCGTCGTCGGGGCACTACGTGGCGTGGGTGGCGCGCGGCGACGGCTGGCTGCGCTGCGACGACGACGCCGTGTCGCCCGTCTCGGAGGAGGAGGTGCTCA belongs to Melitaea cinxia chromosome 17, ilMelCinx1.1, whole genome shotgun sequence and includes:
- the LOC123661548 gene encoding ubiquitin carboxyl-terminal hydrolase 14; the encoded protein is MGSKEEDVPAAPVEQTRFVEDMNEAELATALDLPEGLINLGNTCYMNATVQCLKTVPELKNALLGYDQSSGGGTAGGLTSALSETMRALEGGGAGACAAAAARLLNALHAAAPRLAERGPGGQLAQQDASECWTEIVRALTMRLPIAPEPNSKSLVEQYFGGTLDVELVCSEADEPPTRSTESFLQLSCFISQDVKYLQSGLRSKMAEQITKMSQTLGRDAVYTKTSKISRLPAYLTVQFVRFYYKEKESINAKILKDVKFPLDLDVYELCSSELQERLTPMRNKFKELEDVSIEKSLTAKNKSHGDSKRENKRKRIMPYWFENDVGSNNSGYYRLQAVLTHRGRSSSSGHYVAWVARGDGWLRCDDDAVSPVSEEEVLKLSGGGDWHCAYLLLYGPKILEIPEEDEEEPMVTDVTEDPAGDPPTALA